In Setaria italica strain Yugu1 chromosome I, Setaria_italica_v2.0, whole genome shotgun sequence, the genomic window CCCTGAACTACTAAAGTGGCCGTCTCAGGCCTCAAACTTTTCTTTTGGGTTCAATCTTGTCTCTCGTCCTACGTGGCACTCCACGCTGTCATGCCACGTTAGCTCCAACACTACAACTGTCGCCGATTGGTGCATGTCGCGTCTGGTGGCGGAGGTGTTGGActggggtggggtggggcggAGGGATGCATCTATGCCATTCTTAGCCACCGCAGCTCCACACGGCAGCAAGAAGCATGGCGTGTTGGCCCTGCTCTGGTGCTTGGCGCTAATGAtttgaagaagaaaaacaattaTTGCTTTGATTTAGAAAAGGCAGCGAGGAGCAGATTTCATTGCTCGTGCTTGGAATTTGAAGACGGGGTGCAGGGAGAAGTTTGATCAAGAGAAGGCATGATCTTCCTGTTTTTGTGGCTGGAGTGTTGGTGTCGAGGGTGTGCTTCGGTCCAAGACTATTTTGATATTGTTTTCCCGCAGCGTGGTGATTTGATGCTGCTGCTTTAATAGTATCCTGTCTAGTAGTTCCGGTGCATTGGTCATCggtgtcaaaaaaaaactatttagGCTCTGTTTAGTtccccaaatcccaactttgacactattcaaaaagaagattccccatcacatcaaacttgcggtacatgcatggagtactgaatgtcgacaaaataaaaaactaattgcacgttttgttgtactttgcgagacgaatcttttgagcctaattagtcaatatttggacaataattcataaatacaaacgaaacgctacagtattgctacagtaattttggttgttcaAAGTTGGGCAAGATCTTACTATTTTGTGTAGTAGCTCATAGCCTCGGACTGCTGCTTTGAATGGTCGCCAGTCCACGAGGGAGGGGGGAGATAGCGAGTCATGCTGCAGCTGACGTGGTCGAACAGCGTGGCTTGCCACCCGCCGGTCACGCTGTGCTTGACGGTATCCGCCGCAGGCTCGGGCCGCTCGGCGTGTCGCTTTCGCCGCGTGGttccgccgcggcggcagcggggctcGCTGCAGGTTTTGCTCGGATGCGCGCAGTCGCGCACCGCGCCGGCTCCTTTTGCTCGCGGCATCTTGCTGATTCCACGCCCCGCCCGTGTGCTTCCGACCTCCCGTCGCTTGCTGCCATCTTGGGCGCCGCGTTCTGTTCTCCGAGTCAGGGTTGCCTTGTTTCTTCCTGTCGCTCCATTCGCTTCGACCTTTTTCACCGTCCTTGGCGGACGTCATCTTTACATACGTGGTGAATACGCTTTGCTCGCAGAACACTACCAAACGAGAAGACGATGGATGCCATGATTAGTACAAGTGCGGGTGTTGCTTAAAGTAGTGAGAGGAAGCAAGCGGCGTGCATTATCACCGGATGAGAGGTGTTCTAGTCCCCACTTTTTTGTCAGCTTAGGTATTTAGGCGCGTATGATGGCGTACTTCTAGCTTTCCGCTTTGCATAGTTTACGTAGATACTGACATATTTCCTCTGTcttaaattgtagatcattttaacttttttaaatttatagatattcTTATACACccagatatatactatatctagatacataataatatatatgaactaaaaaaataatgtacaatttagaacggatgaGTATTGTGCACGGACTGAAACACAGGCACGCGTGGCTGCACCCTCTTTTTTCTATACTATCCACAACCATATCCTGTCCTGTATTTTAGTCTGTCCCATAATAATATCCGTGTCCTTCCAGCGGTCCAGGGTCCTTCCTCCAGGCTGGTTGAAGAACTCACCTGTACAAGGCGAGTAGCTGCGATCTGCTAACAAAACAATCACAAAAAATGGCCTAAGATCCTCGTAAATGAGAGAGACGTATGGGCTGCAGTTGCAGACTGCCAGTGCGACGCTAAAGAACAACGTCAACAATTTTAGAGTACGCGTATGATTTTGTATGTAAGAAAAATCACCAGACGCAAATCCTCAAAAAACATTAAAAAACTGAAAGCTGGAACGGGCTTTTGCAAAAGGCTGCAGCTGGTTTGCCGTCCGGGAGGCCGTTATAAGGACCATGCTACCACCATGTCATCATGCCCTTCTCTTCTCTGGCTCAGAAACAACCGCAAAGCGCACAGCATCCTCTCATCATACCCTCCATATAGACCTTCCTGTCTCTGATCACTGGTCACTCTCTCGCTCGGCCTCCGCCAGTCCGCCACCCTCTCAAACCAACCCGACCCACGCGCGTGCAccggcgcacgcgcgcgcgcgccacgAGCGCGACGATGCCTCCCCTCCACCGCGGCGCGCGCAccatcctgctcctcctccactaCGTGGCCGCCTCCCACCTCCTGCCGTGCGCGCCGGCgacccaccgcgccgccgcggcacggTTGCCGGACCCGGCGCCGCTCGACCCGGCGCTGATCTTCCCCTCGGCGACGCCCGtgcagcccgccgccgccattgccggggGCACGATCCCGGCGTTCCCGGAGCAGTCGGACTCCCTGGCGGGGTCCTCGGCCACGTGCCCGCTCGCCCCGTCCCCGGCGCTCATCCCGGCCGTGCGGTCCTCCTGCGACGCCGACGACGGCAAGCTCCCGCCGAGGCTGCGCTGCTGCCCCGCGCTGGCCGCGTGGCTTTTCGCCGCCTACGCGCCCACCGCACTGTCGCAGCGCCCGCCCGCGAGGTCGaccccggccgcggccgccgtggacatgccgctgccgccggacgACTCCGAGGcgtgcgccggcgccgccgaccgcgcgctGCGTGCGGGGGGCGCGTCGCTCCCGCGCCCACCGGGCGGGAACGGGACGTGCGACGTGGCGTTCTGCTACTGTGGGGTGAGGCTGAGGCGGCTGGCGTGCGGACCCGcgccggcggacggcgggcTGTGGGCCCCGGCGGACGAGGTGGCGAGGAGGCTGGAGAAGGACTGCGCGCAGGCGGGGACGCCCGGCTGCTCCAAATGCCTTCGTGCTCTTGCCACGGTGAGATCGAATAGCTGACCTGAATGCATGATCACCCGAAACCTGATTGCCTGAAAGCCTTcttgcatgaacattttaccaTTCCCGTAACCTAGGAGTAGTTGTGCACAGAACGAAACACGGAACAGGTATTTCTGTTTCAATCTGGTCACTACTCATTAAATGATGCATTCACTTCCATTTCGAGTTCAGAAGGACAGTCAGCGTCCATGGAAGGATTTTTCATCTCCATGATCTAGCAAGACGATGCCGTAGGACTTAGCAGTAGGTAGGGCCGTAGGGCACACCACCTTGATAGCCAAGCTTCATTGATCACACTGAGACTGAGCGCCTGAAAGACACAACCAAACTGCGCATTGGCCATATTCTATTGCCTGCCTGACATGCTTTCGAGGCGACATGGCGTCGAACGCAAGTCTTGGACGGATCGAGACTGCACCCACGGGGCTACAGTAGCCAGTGTCCCGGCGCACAGGCTCGGCATTGCCTATATCTAGTTGTTAGCATGATTGGGGTGTGACTGCGTGAATGAGTGATGAGTGGCCAGGAATCATGAGATCTGAAATATTGGCCTGTTGGGTAGGGCCTGGAGAATGATTTGCTGGAACATGCCTCCACTCCCTCTCTGCTGCCCACTTTGATTGCCTGATGCATTTGGCCCCAGAGATGAACTCCGAACCTCCTTTCTTCCCTGAAAAGTCTCGgtgtcattccaagaatcattTGCTTTGTGGACAGATATGATCATTCCGGTCGTTCTATACTTCTAACAACTAAGAGCTCGGCTCGCTTTGCTTTATCAACAACCGAGccatatgcatgcatggccaCAAGTTAGGCTTGGTTCTCGAGACATGTCGCGGTAAGCACATGAAAGATTGGTACTTAGTGTCCTGCTACTTCCAGAGGTGTCTGCGTCGCAATATGTTCGGCACGTATGAATCCATGTGTGCCAACAGTAGCGGGCTTGTACTAAAATGCCGTCTGCTAACGGAAGGTAAATTTCAAGTTTTACCGCCTTTGTTCCTGTACGTTGTGGATTAACATCGTTCTGTACTACATCGTGCCAAAACTTTTTTTACCGTGACAGAGTCCCTGTGGATTAATCACGTCTGATGCAAGTCTGGACATTGCAGATAAAGCCCAATACTCCCGGTGGTGGCACGGAGGCAGTGAAGGGGAAGAGCCaggccgccggccccggccggTCGAGCGAGAGCGACGACCGGGACTGCGAGCTTATGGGGCTCATGTGGCTGCTGCAGCGCAACGCCACGCGCTacggcgcggcggccacggccgtgATCCAGGCCCTGATGGCCGTCGACGAGGCGTCCGCCGCGGGtgtcgcggtggcggcggccgacgcgggCCCGGCCGCGGCGTGCTCGCTCCCCGTGGACGACATGCCCCTCCCCGCCGAGTACGCGCAGCTCAACGGGGCCGCCAGCGGCACGTCTGGCGCCTGCTGCTTCCACCTGGTTCTGCTGCTTGCCGTTCTGATGAGCTTCCGTGTTGTCTCCTCGCTGTAGCACTGGCTTATTGATGAATTTAATTTTGGCATATGGTTCGTTCATTGAGTTCGCGTTGCTCCCTGTTAATTCCATGCATATATCGTCGTGGCCAGCTGAGGACTGGAGCTATCTGACCTCTTGGCAGTTGGCGCATACGTACCTGAAAAGAGCATCGGCATCGGTATACGTAGGGAGGAGAGACAACTTATCGCACACTCACAAGCTGATATGGAATAATTTATCTAGTGGAGAAACTCACCgattaaagaaaaaaatacgATCATATTAGGGTGATCATGCATCATATGTATAGATTTTTATAGAAGCATCTAGCCAACCATGGTTAATCTCCGCCTCGTTCACACTTTTTTCGTCCATGGCTGCATCACTGCATGCATATGGAGACATCTACACGTGAGATATTGTCGAGCATTCTGGTCTATTTCGTTTTTTTAGATAGTGGATTTTGGTCTGTTTCATTAACCAACTCATCATCACCGAAGCGAGGCTGAGGCTATACCATGAATGGTTTGGTggactctttctttttttccttttttttcttttttttttttgcgaggaaggTTGGTGGACTCTTGTTGGTAAGAAAGGTTCATCCATCGAATACCAACGTCAATGGTAGAAAGGTCCTGAGGCGAAAAATTGCATGTTAAACTATCCTTGCATACAATTTTTAAGCACCGTACCTGAGGCTCGCAGTTCCAAAAAGGAATAAACTCGGAGATTTATGTGCTCGTCTGCTACAGGAATCCTATGCATCGGGTTCCGTATTTGGATTTCCACACTAGAAACTATTTGAAATTTGTGCGGGAGAAGAGATTGGCAACCGGAGATTCAAGCATGCAGAACAACAACGCAACTAGAGTTTTAGATGAAAATGTTGAAATCGTTTTATTTAAAAATGTTGAGTTGGGTTTTAAAAAAGATATTAAACCAGCGTGTGTATAATGTTGGAACAAATTtcgaaaatgttgaattaggcTGTGGCACGGtgcaaaatgttgaattaggttttgtaaaatgttgaaattaaaaaaatactgAATTAGTCTATTTCGAACTACTGCCAAACTGTTGAAACAAGTATTGTTAAATATAGAATTTCTTATTGTTATTATAGTTGTATATTGTGTACAATAGTCAATAATATACCAATGAAAACGGTCAGAAAAAATGAAGGAACAAGCCTGACTAGTGAGTAGTGACCATGATGATGCGTTTAGGGAAATCGGCAccactagattttttttttgagaggaatcGGCACCACTAGATGGTCAGGCCAATGGGCTGCACCAAACTGCGCTGTTTGTTGATTGCTCGGCTCGATCAGCCCAGAACGCGTTGGACTGTCATGGGCCTCTCGTCTCAATCTGGCCCACATCTGAATGGGTGGTCAGTTCCCGTTTCATCCCTTCCCCACTGCACTcggccgccattgctgcctcgAGAGTGTTCGCCGGCTCCTCCCCTACGCAAAGGCGAAGCAGACGGCGGTGCAGGCTCCTCGCTCCGCTCCGCGCCACCTCCCTTTGCTCCTCGCTGGTTTCCTCCGCCGTGCGTGCCGTGGAGACCCATCCGGCGCTGTCTCTGGACGGCTCGGAAGTCGTGCGGGCGCTGTCTCGTGCGTCTCCACATCCTTCGCGCTGTGGAAATTTAATGGTATTCGTGTTCACGCTTGACGAGTTGGGCGCCGCGGCGAATTGGGAAGGGTCTCTCCTGGGTCCAACTCCATGATCGCTTCCTCCTCCTTGCAGTCCTGGCTTAAGGTATTCTGCTTTATCTCCCCTGTTATGTTAACTCtaataaaccctaaacccatCATACCTTAAATCTAGTCGGTTTCCATCAGTGTGGCAGCGATAATAATCTAGCGAGGGTAATCTCATTGGAGTGTCGGAGGGGGCGCTCTAAAAGGTTTGGTTCCAAAATGAGGTACTGTTTTGTCCAAAATTTCGGACTTCCCACTACTTTTCTGCAAAATTGTGCCTGAAACTTGACTTGTCA contains:
- the LOC101769114 gene encoding uncharacterized GPI-anchored protein At4g28100, with the translated sequence MPPLHRGARTILLLLHYVAASHLLPCAPATHRAAAARLPDPAPLDPALIFPSATPVQPAAAIAGGTIPAFPEQSDSLAGSSATCPLAPSPALIPAVRSSCDADDGKLPPRLRCCPALAAWLFAAYAPTALSQRPPARSTPAAAAVDMPLPPDDSEACAGAADRALRAGGASLPRPPGGNGTCDVAFCYCGVRLRRLACGPAPADGGLWAPADEVARRLEKDCAQAGTPGCSKCLRALATIKPNTPGGGTEAVKGKSQAAGPGRSSESDDRDCELMGLMWLLQRNATRYGAAATAVIQALMAVDEASAAGVAVAAADAGPAAACSLPVDDMPLPAEYAQLNGAASGTSGACCFHLVLLLAVLMSFRVVSSL